In the genome of Bradyrhizobium arachidis, one region contains:
- a CDS encoding extensin family protein: protein MTRGVRLYLVGSIVLVSLAGCGRGFFQAEREPWRAEAEAACLKSGAVKEGPDLVRIDPISGPGMCGAEFPLKVAAIGEASGTYGFADEALRPPGSIGNQPRWPVRQPQSNYPQGQAYPASSYPQRPNYPESAVRQPSGYGASSGPMSLNAPGVAPQEDEIDLPPEGTDAAGAARYMNAPSYPTRQPAPYSQPPAQQPLPRLGPAQGNPVTAVGPVAIKPTATLACPIVSELDRWLADTVQPSAMRWFGARVVEIKQISAYSCRGMNGNPHAHISEHAFGNALDISAFVLADGRRVTVKDGWRGMPEEQGFLRDVQSGACAHFTTVLAPGSNVYHYDHIHVDLMRRASRRLICQPAAVSGDEVASRAQRRSPYASSRDPYVTGSLGTRKSTTRKQEEDDYADD from the coding sequence ATGACGCGCGGAGTTCGTTTGTATCTCGTCGGCTCCATCGTCCTTGTTTCGCTTGCGGGTTGCGGACGCGGTTTTTTCCAGGCCGAACGTGAACCGTGGCGGGCCGAGGCCGAGGCCGCGTGCCTGAAATCGGGCGCGGTGAAAGAGGGGCCAGACCTCGTCCGCATCGACCCGATCTCCGGCCCCGGCATGTGCGGCGCCGAGTTTCCGCTCAAGGTCGCGGCCATCGGCGAAGCCTCCGGCACCTATGGTTTTGCCGACGAGGCGCTGCGCCCGCCCGGCAGCATCGGCAACCAGCCGCGCTGGCCGGTGAGACAGCCGCAATCGAATTATCCGCAAGGCCAGGCCTATCCGGCATCGTCCTATCCGCAGCGCCCGAACTATCCCGAGAGCGCGGTGCGCCAGCCGTCCGGCTATGGCGCCTCATCCGGCCCGATGTCGCTGAATGCGCCCGGCGTGGCGCCGCAGGAAGACGAGATCGATCTGCCGCCCGAGGGCACCGATGCCGCGGGCGCGGCGCGCTACATGAACGCGCCGAGCTATCCCACCCGGCAGCCGGCCCCTTATTCGCAGCCGCCGGCACAGCAGCCGCTTCCGCGTCTTGGTCCCGCGCAGGGCAATCCCGTCACCGCCGTCGGCCCTGTCGCGATCAAGCCGACCGCGACGCTCGCCTGTCCGATCGTGTCCGAGCTCGACCGCTGGCTCGCCGACACGGTGCAGCCGTCGGCGATGCGCTGGTTCGGTGCCCGCGTCGTCGAGATCAAGCAGATCTCCGCCTATTCCTGCCGCGGCATGAACGGCAATCCGCACGCCCACATCTCCGAGCACGCCTTCGGCAACGCGCTCGACATCTCGGCCTTCGTGCTCGCGGACGGCCGCCGCGTCACCGTCAAGGACGGCTGGCGCGGCATGCCGGAAGAGCAGGGCTTCCTGCGCGACGTGCAGTCGGGCGCATGCGCGCATTTCACCACGGTGCTGGCGCCCGGATCGAACGTCTATCACTACGATCACATCCACGTGGATCTGATGCGCCGCGCCAGCCGCCGCCTGATCTGCCAGCCGGCCGCCGTGTCCGGCGATGAGGTCGCCTCGCGCGCGCAGCGGCGCAGTCCCTATGCGAGCTCGCGCGATCCCTACGTGACCGGCTCGCTCGGAACGCGCAAGAGCACGACGCGCAAGCAGGAAGAAGACGACTACGCCGACGACTAG
- a CDS encoding DUF2147 domain-containing protein, which yields MTRLVTSVGTLIALMAMAPAAQAGSYSFSVGGHRFHVEAPRNCRSTSCVSMSSHSLRRTDDVSTAPAPPPAPVVQAPQPVTPVAPTRPVQPTVLAPPPAPPAPVLAATTSQPVAPPPAPKTEALSPDPPRVELSRLDPPKTITLDPPRMEAPAADPEIMPAKPSAKRSDDDPAYLPLGEWESTGANGTVRIERCGPALCGFALTDASTRGESVLVNMKPKSHDLWTGSIYSRSTGNTYYATMTLKASGRLHVEACALGRFWCSGNDWTRVEEPREQLITTSRRWSARS from the coding sequence ATGACGCGGCTTGTGACTTCGGTCGGGACGTTGATCGCATTGATGGCGATGGCGCCCGCGGCGCAGGCCGGTTCCTACTCGTTTTCGGTCGGCGGCCATCGGTTCCATGTCGAGGCGCCGCGCAATTGCCGGTCCACGTCCTGTGTTTCGATGTCCAGCCACAGCTTGCGGAGGACGGACGATGTCAGCACGGCACCGGCCCCGCCGCCCGCACCGGTGGTCCAGGCACCGCAGCCGGTCACTCCGGTTGCTCCGACGAGGCCAGTGCAACCGACGGTCCTCGCGCCTCCACCGGCTCCGCCCGCCCCCGTCCTTGCCGCAACGACATCACAACCCGTCGCGCCGCCGCCGGCCCCAAAAACTGAAGCGCTGAGCCCCGATCCGCCGCGGGTTGAGCTGTCACGCCTGGATCCGCCGAAGACGATTACGCTTGACCCGCCGCGGATGGAGGCGCCGGCCGCGGACCCCGAGATCATGCCGGCCAAACCGAGCGCGAAGCGCAGCGACGATGATCCGGCCTATCTGCCGCTCGGCGAATGGGAGAGCACGGGCGCCAATGGCACCGTCCGCATCGAACGCTGCGGCCCGGCGCTGTGCGGCTTCGCACTCACCGACGCGTCCACCCGCGGCGAGAGTGTGCTCGTCAACATGAAGCCGAAATCGCACGACCTCTGGACGGGCAGCATCTACAGCCGCTCCACCGGCAACACCTATTATGCGACGATGACGCTGAAGGCCTCCGGCAGGCTCCACGTCGAAGCCTGCGCGCTCGGCCGCTTCTGGTGCTCCGGAAACGATTGGACGAGAGTCGAGGAACCGCGCGAGCAGCTGATCACGACGTCGCGGCGGTGGAGTGCGAGGTCGTAG
- a CDS encoding class I SAM-dependent methyltransferase, which produces MAKIMNLDGTQQLDLTRGSVEQAYDRWAPVYDLVFGGVFAKGRQAAIAATNKIGGRVLEVGVGTGISLPLYAPHLRIFGTDISDAMLDKARRRVSEGNLKNVEGLAVMDAEKLEFPDNSFDVVMAQYVVTAVPNPEKALDEFARVLRPGGELIILTRVSADTGMRRFIEQKLQPVVRPLGFRTAEFAWSRYAKWLSGANGIELAERRLIPPLGHFSLVRFRKVDVAKAA; this is translated from the coding sequence ATGGCTAAGATCATGAACCTTGACGGCACCCAGCAGCTTGACCTCACCCGTGGCTCGGTCGAGCAGGCTTATGACCGCTGGGCGCCCGTCTACGATCTCGTGTTCGGCGGTGTGTTTGCCAAGGGCCGTCAGGCCGCGATCGCAGCCACCAACAAGATCGGCGGTCGTGTGCTCGAGGTCGGTGTCGGCACCGGCATCTCGCTGCCGCTGTACGCTCCGCATCTTCGCATCTTCGGCACCGACATTTCGGACGCGATGCTCGACAAGGCGCGCCGCCGCGTCAGCGAAGGCAACCTCAAGAATGTCGAGGGCCTCGCGGTGATGGACGCCGAGAAGCTCGAATTCCCCGACAATTCCTTCGACGTCGTGATGGCGCAGTATGTCGTCACCGCCGTGCCGAATCCGGAGAAGGCGCTCGACGAATTCGCCCGCGTGCTGCGTCCGGGCGGCGAGCTGATCATCCTGACCCGCGTCAGCGCCGACACCGGCATGCGCCGCTTCATCGAGCAGAAGCTCCAGCCGGTGGTGCGTCCGCTCGGCTTCCGCACCGCCGAGTTCGCCTGGTCGCGTTACGCGAAGTGGCTCTCCGGTGCCAATGGCATCGAGCTCGCCGAGCGCCGCCTGATTCCGCCGCTCGGCCACTTCTCGCTGGTGCGCTTCCGCAAGGTCGACGTCGCCAAGGCAGCCTGA
- a CDS encoding L,D-transpeptidase, with protein MFNLDTFKTYSRAVAFGAVAISAIAFAGPAKAAPVQLFPFFQPLPPMAAPQPLQPYQPYQAPTYQTAPSEDQDAVEMPARFRRQTVSYATREAPGTIIIDTPNTYLYYVLGNGQALRYGIGVGRDGFTWSGIQSVSKKAEWPDWTPPPEMIARQPYLPRHMAGGPGNPLGARAMYLGGTIYRIHGTNAPETIGKHVSSGCIRMTNQDVTDLYSRVNVGTKVIVLPMSERRADLGAATR; from the coding sequence ATGTTCAATCTGGACACGTTCAAGACGTATTCGCGCGCCGTTGCTTTTGGCGCAGTCGCGATCTCCGCAATCGCATTTGCCGGCCCGGCCAAAGCCGCGCCCGTGCAGCTCTTCCCGTTCTTCCAGCCGCTGCCGCCGATGGCGGCGCCGCAGCCGCTGCAGCCCTATCAGCCCTACCAGGCGCCGACCTATCAGACCGCGCCGTCCGAGGATCAGGACGCGGTCGAGATGCCGGCACGCTTCCGCCGCCAGACCGTCTCCTACGCGACGCGTGAAGCGCCGGGCACCATCATCATCGATACGCCGAACACTTATCTCTATTACGTGCTCGGTAACGGCCAGGCGCTGCGTTACGGCATCGGCGTCGGCCGCGACGGCTTCACCTGGTCCGGCATCCAGTCGGTGAGCAAGAAGGCCGAGTGGCCGGATTGGACTCCGCCGCCGGAGATGATCGCCCGCCAGCCCTATCTGCCGCGCCACATGGCCGGCGGCCCCGGCAATCCGCTTGGCGCCCGCGCCATGTATCTCGGCGGCACCATCTACCGCATCCACGGCACCAACGCGCCCGAGACCATCGGCAAGCACGTCTCCTCCGGCTGCATCCGCATGACCAACCAAGACGTCACCGACCTCTATTCCCGCGTCAACGTCGGCACCAAGGTGATCGTGCTGCCGATGTCGGAGCGCCGCGCCGATCTCGGCGCCGCGACGCGCTAA
- a CDS encoding FecR domain-containing protein: MVAWRRFVFALVLALPLAGVRVACASDAIEIAQAQPAPAASPTPSASPTPSASPTPAADAQTTAVEPIGNVATVTGIATVIRDRNSYPLRVRDDIYLNDVVQTSSNSSLGITFNDATTFNLSASAKITIDNYVYEDGGKQNSAIFDIGKGTVAFVAAAVAKTGDMKITTPTATLGIRGTTGVVDVPEGAAANKANNVNIKLYPDADGRVGHIDVDDRTSGTRLGALTRASSGFAIRPGAATAGVMRFAAVPITIPAQQIARDRGFVSQVHLAQTTGRQIVTEQRDFRRANPAAISRIPRPTQPPQQQQLRPTTAPGQQPQRPNGQPGQNNRPGQQQQPGTPGRQGTQQGQPPQRQGQGQQGQGGAVQPGGQRAGQGQQQQGQQQRGQQQPGQQQGAGRPTGAPRAGQGGQQGTLPGGTPQTQPPRGGQNPAQPGAVTQPQPGGTAPQAPAPQTPHTGLQPGQPPAQQQPGMQRQGGFGQRLPSAQRPAAPRKPASAPKEKERR; encoded by the coding sequence TTGGTGGCTTGGCGCCGCTTCGTGTTCGCGCTCGTGCTGGCCTTGCCGCTGGCCGGCGTGCGCGTGGCTTGTGCATCCGATGCAATTGAAATCGCGCAGGCGCAGCCGGCACCTGCCGCCTCCCCGACGCCATCGGCATCGCCAACACCATCGGCTTCGCCGACGCCGGCGGCAGACGCGCAGACCACCGCCGTCGAGCCGATCGGCAACGTCGCGACCGTGACGGGGATCGCGACCGTGATCCGCGACAGGAATTCCTATCCGCTGCGCGTGCGCGACGACATCTATCTCAACGACGTCGTGCAGACCTCGTCGAACTCCTCGCTCGGCATCACCTTCAACGACGCGACCACGTTCAACCTCTCCGCCAGCGCCAAGATCACCATCGACAATTACGTCTATGAGGACGGCGGCAAGCAGAACTCGGCGATCTTCGACATCGGCAAGGGCACGGTCGCGTTCGTCGCCGCGGCGGTGGCGAAGACCGGCGACATGAAGATCACGACGCCGACCGCGACGCTCGGCATCCGCGGCACCACCGGTGTCGTCGACGTGCCGGAAGGCGCGGCGGCGAACAAAGCAAACAACGTCAACATCAAACTCTATCCCGATGCCGACGGCCGCGTCGGCCACATCGACGTCGACGACCGCACCAGCGGCACGCGGCTCGGTGCGTTGACGCGGGCTTCGAGCGGCTTTGCGATCCGGCCCGGCGCCGCCACCGCCGGCGTCATGCGCTTTGCCGCGGTGCCGATCACGATTCCGGCGCAGCAGATCGCGCGCGACCGCGGCTTCGTCAGCCAGGTGCATCTGGCGCAGACCACCGGCCGCCAGATCGTCACCGAGCAGCGCGACTTCCGCCGCGCCAATCCGGCCGCGATCAGCCGCATTCCGCGTCCCACCCAGCCGCCGCAACAGCAGCAATTGCGCCCCACGACAGCGCCGGGTCAGCAACCGCAGCGGCCGAACGGCCAGCCCGGCCAGAACAACCGTCCCGGTCAACAGCAACAGCCGGGCACGCCGGGCCGCCAAGGAACACAGCAAGGCCAGCCGCCACAGCGGCAGGGACAAGGACAACAAGGACAAGGCGGCGCCGTGCAGCCGGGTGGCCAACGCGCAGGTCAAGGGCAGCAGCAACAGGGCCAGCAGCAACGGGGTCAACAACAGCCCGGTCAGCAGCAAGGTGCCGGACGTCCGACAGGTGCACCGCGCGCGGGGCAAGGCGGTCAGCAAGGCACGCTGCCGGGCGGCACGCCGCAAACCCAGCCGCCGCGCGGTGGACAGAATCCGGCGCAGCCCGGAGCCGTGACACAGCCTCAGCCGGGCGGCACCGCTCCACAAGCACCGGCTCCGCAAACGCCGCACACCGGCCTGCAACCCGGGCAGCCGCCAGCGCAGCAGCAGCCGGGCATGCAGCGCCAAGGCGGATTCGGGCAGCGCCTCCCCAGCGCGCAACGCCCCGCAGCCCCGCGCAAACCGGCGTCGGCTCCAAAGGAGAAGGAGCGGCGGTGA
- the asd gene encoding archaetidylserine decarboxylase (Phosphatidylserine decarboxylase is synthesized as a single chain precursor. Generation of the pyruvoyl active site from a Ser is coupled to cleavage of a Gly-Ser bond between the larger (beta) and smaller (alpha chains). It is an integral membrane protein.) translates to MTVKALIASFTQQEDLNFLLTNRIPRAALTRFMGWFSKIENPLVRDFSIALWKLFSDLDLSEARKTHFRSLHDCFTRELKPGLRPFDPDPAVVASPSDGIVGAHGRIADTELFQVKGAPYSLLDLVGDSALVDQHRNGSFVTLRLTSSMYHRFHAPYDAHIERVTLIHGDVWNVNPIALKRVERLFCKNERAVIRTHLPTGEAVTLVPVAAILVASIRLHFLDMVLNAQTRGPVNFPCDVNVTKGEELGWFEHGSTIIILAPGDFTFCDGIAEGTRIRAGQALLKRK, encoded by the coding sequence ATGACAGTCAAAGCCCTCATTGCCTCTTTCACCCAGCAGGAAGACCTCAACTTCCTGTTGACCAACCGCATCCCCCGCGCGGCCCTGACCCGGTTCATGGGTTGGTTCTCCAAGATCGAGAATCCGCTGGTACGGGACTTCTCGATCGCGCTGTGGAAGCTGTTCTCCGACCTCGATCTGTCGGAGGCGCGCAAGACCCATTTCAGGAGTCTGCACGACTGCTTCACCCGGGAGCTCAAGCCTGGCCTGCGGCCCTTTGATCCCGATCCGGCGGTCGTCGCCAGCCCGTCCGACGGCATCGTCGGCGCCCATGGCCGGATCGCCGATACCGAACTGTTCCAGGTCAAGGGCGCGCCGTATTCGTTGCTGGACCTCGTCGGCGACTCCGCGCTGGTCGATCAGCACCGCAACGGAAGCTTCGTCACGCTGCGGTTGACCTCGAGCATGTATCACCGCTTCCATGCGCCCTATGACGCCCATATCGAGCGGGTCACGCTGATCCATGGCGACGTCTGGAACGTCAATCCGATCGCGCTCAAGCGCGTGGAGCGGCTGTTCTGCAAGAACGAGCGCGCGGTGATCCGCACGCATCTTCCGACCGGCGAGGCGGTGACGCTCGTGCCGGTTGCTGCGATCCTGGTCGCAAGCATTCGGTTGCACTTCCTCGACATGGTGCTGAACGCGCAGACCCGCGGCCCGGTCAATTTCCCCTGCGACGTCAACGTGACCAAGGGCGAGGAGCTCGGCTGGTTCGAGCACGGCTCGACCATCATCATCCTGGCGCCCGGCGATTTTACCTTCTGCGACGGTATCGCCGAGGGCACGCGCATTCGCGCAGGTCAAGCGCTGTTGAAAAGAAAGTAG
- a CDS encoding aminotransferase class III-fold pyridoxal phosphate-dependent enzyme: protein METTLPILSMSVAAAASAAAVLPKIKARVELSRAKHRSLAGHSKMSRRVAKLLPFYEFEGDKYFGCDGAPDNVVKQRKDAFFRLAALYADRYPKGRAMTKQAAETISDLNFTESYRVPFQFSRLVREHLGTSTFMESSSGVTVTDVDGNTSYDLTGSYGVNIFGNDFYKECIEGSEKRAHALGPVLGPYHPVILENVQRLSQISGLDEVSFHMSGTEAVMQAVRLARYHTKRTHLVRFAGAYHGWWGDVQPGVGNPIPAHETYTLSEMSEKTLHVLRTRKDIACVLVNPLQGLHPNSNAPGDSSLVDSSRGGNFDRAAYTEWLKKLREVCDQRGIVLIFDEVFVGFRLAAGGAQEYFGVKADMVTYGKSLAGGLPVGVVCGKKELMRRFRDDRPADICFARGTFNSHPYVMTAMDEFLSRLASPNFRAIYDGLDATWNGRVARLNQMMTDAKLPVQFANFSSIWTVKYTTPSRYNWMLQYYLRAEGLALSWVGTGRLIFSLNYTDADFAEVADRFVRAAEKMKADGFWWHDGVLTNKNIKRQILKEMLAKRFGR from the coding sequence ATGGAAACGACACTCCCGATTCTCTCGATGTCCGTGGCCGCCGCAGCGTCTGCTGCCGCCGTCCTCCCGAAGATCAAGGCGCGGGTCGAACTGTCCCGCGCCAAGCACCGCTCGCTCGCCGGACACTCCAAGATGTCGCGGCGGGTGGCCAAGCTGCTGCCGTTCTACGAGTTCGAGGGTGACAAGTATTTCGGCTGCGACGGCGCGCCTGACAACGTGGTGAAGCAGCGCAAGGACGCCTTCTTCCGTCTCGCAGCTCTCTACGCCGATCGCTACCCCAAGGGCCGCGCGATGACGAAGCAAGCGGCCGAGACGATCTCCGACCTCAACTTCACCGAAAGCTACCGCGTGCCGTTCCAGTTCTCGCGCCTCGTCCGCGAGCATCTGGGCACCTCGACCTTCATGGAGTCCTCGAGCGGCGTCACCGTCACCGATGTCGACGGCAACACCTCCTACGACCTCACGGGCTCCTACGGCGTCAACATCTTCGGCAACGACTTCTACAAGGAGTGCATCGAGGGCTCCGAGAAGCGCGCGCATGCGCTCGGTCCCGTGCTCGGTCCCTACCACCCCGTCATCCTCGAGAACGTGCAGCGGCTCAGCCAGATCTCCGGCCTCGACGAAGTCTCGTTCCACATGTCCGGCACCGAAGCCGTGATGCAGGCCGTGCGCCTTGCGCGCTACCACACCAAGCGCACGCATCTGGTCCGTTTCGCCGGCGCTTATCACGGCTGGTGGGGCGACGTGCAGCCCGGTGTCGGCAATCCGATTCCCGCGCACGAGACCTACACGCTTTCCGAGATGTCCGAGAAGACGCTGCACGTGCTGCGCACGCGCAAGGACATCGCCTGCGTGCTGGTCAACCCGCTGCAGGGCCTGCATCCGAACAGCAACGCGCCCGGCGATTCCTCGCTGGTCGACAGTTCCCGCGGCGGCAATTTCGATCGCGCCGCCTACACCGAATGGCTGAAGAAGCTGCGCGAGGTCTGCGACCAGCGCGGCATCGTGCTGATCTTCGACGAGGTCTTCGTTGGCTTCCGTCTCGCCGCCGGCGGCGCCCAGGAATATTTCGGCGTCAAGGCCGACATGGTGACCTACGGCAAGAGCCTCGCCGGCGGCCTGCCGGTCGGCGTGGTCTGCGGCAAGAAGGAATTGATGCGCCGCTTCCGCGACGACCGGCCCGCCGACATCTGCTTTGCGCGCGGCACCTTCAACTCGCATCCCTACGTCATGACGGCGATGGACGAGTTCTTGAGCCGCCTCGCCAGCCCGAACTTCCGCGCCATCTACGATGGCCTGGATGCGACCTGGAACGGCCGCGTCGCGAGGCTCAACCAGATGATGACCGACGCCAAGCTGCCGGTGCAGTTCGCCAACTTCTCGTCGATCTGGACGGTGAAATACACGACCCCGTCCCGTTACAACTGGATGCTGCAATACTATCTGCGCGCCGAAGGGCTGGCGCTGAGCTGGGTCGGCACGGGACGACTGATCTTCAGCCTCAACTACACCGACGCCGACTTCGCTGAGGTCGCCGACCGCTTCGTCCGCGCCGCTGAAAAGATGAAGGCCGACGGCTTCTGGTGGCACGACGGTGTGCTCACCAATAAGAACATCAAGCGGCAGATTCTGAAAGAGATGCTGGCCAAGCGCTTCGGGCGCTGA
- a CDS encoding DUF2147 domain-containing protein — MNKLTIAAAALFLASTAAAHAGNSISFQIDGQHIRIETPRNCASLDCVTIVAPGLSNKPIRLNNINLNGLGGSKDDDVDTTPAPATTTQPAPAPVQRQPVQQAPVQATAPAAPAAPAPATTVAAAPAAGYDNNTQPAPVAAPVPVAAPAPVAAAPAPVAAAPVAAPNSPIGVWATEENKGNVRVEQCGPNLCGYAQKTNERILINMKPDGAKWSGRIHDPDSGRNYDSTIAMKGPNAMRVQGCAFGGMFCGGQTWKRVS, encoded by the coding sequence ATGAACAAGCTCACCATCGCCGCCGCCGCGCTTTTCCTCGCCTCGACCGCCGCGGCGCATGCCGGCAACTCGATCTCGTTCCAGATCGACGGCCAGCACATCCGCATCGAGACGCCGCGCAACTGCGCTTCGCTCGATTGCGTGACTATTGTCGCCCCTGGCCTGTCGAATAAGCCGATCAGGCTGAACAACATCAACCTCAACGGCCTCGGCGGCTCCAAGGACGATGATGTCGACACCACGCCGGCTCCGGCCACGACCACGCAGCCCGCGCCGGCTCCGGTGCAGCGGCAGCCCGTGCAGCAGGCGCCGGTCCAGGCGACCGCGCCGGCCGCGCCTGCCGCACCCGCTCCGGCCACGACGGTCGCCGCCGCGCCGGCCGCCGGCTACGACAACAATACGCAGCCCGCGCCCGTTGCGGCTCCCGTTCCTGTCGCTGCGCCCGCGCCCGTTGCTGCGGCTCCGGCGCCGGTGGCCGCCGCGCCCGTGGCGGCACCGAACTCGCCGATCGGCGTTTGGGCGACCGAAGAGAACAAGGGCAATGTCCGTGTCGAGCAGTGCGGTCCCAATCTGTGCGGTTACGCCCAGAAGACCAACGAGCGCATCCTGATCAACATGAAGCCCGATGGCGCGAAGTGGAGCGGCCGCATCCACGATCCCGACTCCGGCCGCAACTACGACTCCACGATCGCGATGAAGGGCCCGAACGCGATGCGCGTGCAGGGCTGCGCCTTCGGCGGCATGTTCTGCGGCGGCCAGACCTGGAAGCGCGTGAGCTGA
- a CDS encoding NUDIX hydrolase, whose amino-acid sequence MARAPVMAAGGIVLRRGSTPLIAVVRQRKRNEWVLPKGKLDDGETPKEAAHREVLEETGHDVAMHEFLGTLVYQSGGRSKVVHFWRMEADGGPVRKLMNDIKAVDWLTLDDALARLSREYERAFLTQVGPIALAAAGPVPAPAPEPAPTLAADDIDAALQTLTPAEAASVDELRHGLLQKVRAWLRGEA is encoded by the coding sequence ATGGCGCGAGCGCCGGTGATGGCGGCGGGTGGTATTGTGCTGCGGCGTGGTTCGACGCCGCTGATCGCGGTCGTGCGCCAGCGCAAGCGCAACGAATGGGTCCTGCCCAAGGGCAAGCTCGACGACGGCGAGACGCCGAAGGAAGCCGCGCATCGCGAGGTGCTCGAAGAGACCGGCCATGACGTGGCCATGCACGAATTTCTGGGCACGCTGGTCTACCAGTCGGGCGGGCGCTCCAAGGTCGTGCATTTCTGGCGGATGGAAGCCGATGGCGGTCCCGTCCGCAAGCTGATGAACGACATCAAGGCGGTGGACTGGCTGACACTCGACGACGCGCTCGCCCGCCTGTCGCGTGAATATGAGCGCGCGTTCCTGACGCAAGTCGGCCCGATCGCGCTTGCGGCCGCTGGGCCGGTGCCCGCGCCTGCGCCCGAGCCGGCGCCAACGCTGGCGGCCGACGACATCGATGCCGCCTTGCAGACGCTGACACCGGCTGAGGCCGCCTCCGTCGACGAACTGCGGCATGGCCTGTTGCAGAAGGTGCGGGCCTGGCTTCGCGGCGAGGCATGA
- a CDS encoding glycosyltransferase family 4 protein translates to MRVLIATDAWHPQVNGVVRTLTSLANAAKALDVEIDFLTPDGFRSWPLPTYPGLRIALPSGKEIARRIEKAAPDALHIATEGPIGWAARAYCRRNRLAFTTSYTTRFPEYVSVRTGIPAAVGYAVLRHFHDAAAMTMVATPSLRQELSERGFKRLGFWGRGVNTELFHPDSPATLDLPRPIFMTMGRVAVEKNLDAFLSLDLPGTKVVVGDGPQKAALEKKYPDAVFLGEKKGADLTAHLAAADVFVFPSLTDTFGVVQLEALACGTPVAAFPVTGPKDVIADHPIGAIDHDLRTACLRALTMSRETCRNFALERSWENSARQFVGNLTSLQPSRVLRASPVMARRPVRG, encoded by the coding sequence ATGCGGGTATTAATCGCGACTGACGCCTGGCATCCGCAGGTCAACGGTGTGGTCCGCACCCTGACCTCGCTGGCCAACGCGGCCAAGGCGCTCGACGTCGAGATCGACTTCCTTACCCCGGACGGCTTCCGGTCCTGGCCGCTGCCGACCTATCCGGGCCTGCGCATCGCGCTGCCGAGCGGAAAGGAGATCGCGCGGCGGATCGAGAAGGCGGCGCCCGACGCGCTGCACATTGCCACTGAAGGCCCGATCGGCTGGGCCGCGCGGGCCTATTGCCGTCGCAACCGCCTTGCGTTCACGACCTCCTATACGACCCGCTTTCCCGAATATGTCTCGGTGCGGACCGGCATCCCAGCCGCCGTCGGCTATGCCGTGCTGCGCCACTTCCACGATGCCGCCGCCATGACCATGGTGGCGACGCCTTCGCTGCGGCAGGAGCTCTCGGAGCGCGGCTTCAAGCGGCTCGGCTTCTGGGGACGCGGCGTCAACACCGAGCTGTTCCATCCTGATTCACCAGCCACGCTAGACCTGCCGCGGCCGATCTTCATGACCATGGGCCGCGTCGCGGTGGAGAAGAACCTCGACGCCTTCCTCTCGCTCGACCTGCCCGGCACCAAGGTCGTCGTCGGCGACGGTCCGCAGAAGGCGGCGCTGGAAAAGAAGTATCCCGATGCCGTGTTCCTCGGCGAGAAGAAGGGCGCGGATCTCACCGCGCATCTCGCAGCCGCCGACGTCTTCGTCTTCCCGAGCCTGACCGACACGTTTGGCGTGGTGCAGCTCGAGGCGCTCGCCTGCGGCACGCCGGTTGCGGCGTTTCCCGTCACGGGTCCGAAGGACGTCATCGCCGATCATCCGATCGGCGCGATCGACCATGATCTGCGTACCGCGTGCCTGCGCGCGCTCACCATGTCGCGCGAGACCTGCCGCAACTTCGCGCTCGAACGATCCTGGGAGAACAGCGCGCGCCAGTTCGTCGGCAATCTCACCTCACTTCAGCCCAGCCGCGTCTTGCGCGCCTCGCCCGTCATGGCGCGGCGGCCGGTGCGCGGTTGA
- a CDS encoding c-type cytochrome, giving the protein MQPHLQALPGTWLRGLACAGALGLLLSAPSSRAQQPAGGDAAQQAFNNSCRTCHSVKEGDNRLGPNLNKIVGRKAGSLPDYNYSPSMKDAGFVWDQDKLTRFMVKPDEVVSGNKMQPYGGVSAEEAAKVVAYLQAAPSAQ; this is encoded by the coding sequence ATGCAACCACACCTGCAAGCCTTGCCCGGCACCTGGCTGCGCGGACTCGCCTGTGCCGGAGCGCTGGGGTTGCTCTTGTCCGCGCCTTCCTCGCGCGCGCAACAGCCGGCAGGCGGCGACGCAGCCCAGCAGGCCTTCAACAATTCCTGCCGGACCTGCCACTCCGTGAAGGAAGGCGACAACCGCCTCGGTCCCAATCTCAACAAGATCGTCGGACGAAAGGCCGGATCGCTGCCGGACTACAACTACTCTCCGTCGATGAAGGACGCTGGCTTCGTCTGGGATCAGGACAAGCTCACCCGCTTCATGGTCAAGCCGGACGAGGTCGTGTCCGGCAACAAGATGCAGCCCTATGGCGGTGTGTCAGCGGAGGAAGCGGCGAAGGTGGTTGCTTATCTGCAAGCGGCGCCAAGCGCGCAATAG